CGCACGTCCTCGCATTCCCTGCTCATGGCGCCAACCCCCGCTCCTCCAGGGCGAGCTTCAGCGCACGCAGCGCGTAGTAGGTCCGCGACTTCACGGTCCCCGGCGGAATGCCCAGGATCTTGGCGGCCTCGGCGACCGACCGCCCCCGGTAATAGGTCTCGAGGATCACCGCGCGGTGCGACGGGCTCAGATCGGCCAACGCCTCGGCCACCGACCACGACTCCAGCGCCCGGTCGATGTCGTCGCCCTCGGTCGGGATCGCCGCCTGCTCGCTCAGGCCGATCTCCGGGGGCCGGGACCGCCGGGCCCGGTGCGCGTCCACCACGAGGTTGCGGGCCACGGTGAACAGCCAGGGGCGCACCGGCCGCCCGGTGAGCGCC
The DNA window shown above is from Thermomonospora umbrina and carries:
- a CDS encoding sigma-70 family RNA polymerase sigma factor, which translates into the protein MGPTADERLLRSLYAEHGGPLLGYVLRLTGGDRQQAEDVVQETLLRAWRHPEALTGRPVRPWLFTVARNLVVDAHRARRSRPPEIGLSEQAAIPTEGDDIDRALESWSVAEALADLSPSHRAVILETYYRGRSVAEAAKILGIPPGTVKSRTYYALRALKLALEERGLAP